From the Temnothorax longispinosus isolate EJ_2023e chromosome 6, Tlon_JGU_v1, whole genome shotgun sequence genome, one window contains:
- the Eif4h1 gene encoding eukaryotic translation initiation factor 4H isoform X2, producing the protein MAGRGGYDDSSHYPTHRSRKPLPTEPPYTAYVGNLPNGIVQGDVDKIFEKLNVKVIRLVKDRDTDKFKGFCYVEFEDLADLEAALEMDGAVEVDKCLIKIDVAEGKRNDRGGGFDRRGRGGSGAGGGGGSGFKGGRDSGRGFGDDFDRYSDRGPRDGGSRQGNDRWDSRSNRGNYGQFNDDTGGNRDWARSTSSRSYTNKPPLRGTGPGLDRKPFPDDFPKDAPPPDTSGRKRLQLKPRTVNEPVNAIAESSKTSSIYGGAKPREEKLKTEEK; encoded by the exons ATGGCTGGTCGAGGTGGTTACGACGATTCAAG TCATTATCCCACTCATCGAAGTAGAAAACCGTTACCAACAGAACCTCCGTATACTGCATATGTGGGAAATTTACCGAATGGAATTGTGCAAGGCGACGTTGACAAAATCTTCGAGAAGCTCAATGTCAAAGTCATCAGATTGGTCAAAGACAGGGACACCGACAA ATTTAAGGGCTTCTGCTATGTCGAGTTTGAAGACTTGGCTGATCTGGAGGCAGCATTGGAAATGGACGGGGCGGTAGAAGTAGACAAGTGTCTGATCAAGATTGATGTAgcggaaggaaaaagaaacgaCCGCGGTGGCGGCTTCGATAGGAGAGGTCGTGGCGGCAGCGGTgctggcggcggcggtggaaGCGGATTTAAAGGAGGACGAGATTCCGGCCGTGGATTCGGCGACGATTTTGATA GATACAGCGATAGAGGCCCACGCGATGGAGGTAGTAGGCAAGGTAACGATAGATGGGACTCTAGAAGTAATAGGGGCAATTACGGCCAGTTCAACGACGACACAGGTGGAAATCGTGATTGGGCGCGAAGTACGTCCAGCAGGTCGTACACTAATAAACCTCCACTTCGGGGAACCGGTCCTGGTTTAGACCGGAAACCCTTCCCGGATGATTTTCCGAAAGATGCCCCTCCTCCAG ACACTTCTGGAAGAAAACGTTTGCAGCTCAAACCAAGGACTGTTAACGAGCCTGTGAATGCAATTGCAGAATCGAGTAAAACAAGTTCCATTTACGGAGGTGCAAAGCCTcgagaagaaaaattgaagacgGAGGAGAAGTAA
- the Eif4h1 gene encoding eukaryotic translation initiation factor 4H isoform X1, protein MLSLLLTSHVYTCVRARARAHTHVNSHYPTHRSRKPLPTEPPYTAYVGNLPNGIVQGDVDKIFEKLNVKVIRLVKDRDTDKFKGFCYVEFEDLADLEAALEMDGAVEVDKCLIKIDVAEGKRNDRGGGFDRRGRGGSGAGGGGGSGFKGGRDSGRGFGDDFDRYSDRGPRDGGSRQGNDRWDSRSNRGNYGQFNDDTGGNRDWARSTSSRSYTNKPPLRGTGPGLDRKPFPDDFPKDAPPPDTSGRKRLQLKPRTVNEPVNAIAESSKTSSIYGGAKPREEKLKTEEK, encoded by the exons ATGCTCTCCTTACTCCTTACTTCACACGTATACacatgcgtgcgcgcgcgcgcgcgcgctcacaCGCATGTAAATAG TCATTATCCCACTCATCGAAGTAGAAAACCGTTACCAACAGAACCTCCGTATACTGCATATGTGGGAAATTTACCGAATGGAATTGTGCAAGGCGACGTTGACAAAATCTTCGAGAAGCTCAATGTCAAAGTCATCAGATTGGTCAAAGACAGGGACACCGACAA ATTTAAGGGCTTCTGCTATGTCGAGTTTGAAGACTTGGCTGATCTGGAGGCAGCATTGGAAATGGACGGGGCGGTAGAAGTAGACAAGTGTCTGATCAAGATTGATGTAgcggaaggaaaaagaaacgaCCGCGGTGGCGGCTTCGATAGGAGAGGTCGTGGCGGCAGCGGTgctggcggcggcggtggaaGCGGATTTAAAGGAGGACGAGATTCCGGCCGTGGATTCGGCGACGATTTTGATA GATACAGCGATAGAGGCCCACGCGATGGAGGTAGTAGGCAAGGTAACGATAGATGGGACTCTAGAAGTAATAGGGGCAATTACGGCCAGTTCAACGACGACACAGGTGGAAATCGTGATTGGGCGCGAAGTACGTCCAGCAGGTCGTACACTAATAAACCTCCACTTCGGGGAACCGGTCCTGGTTTAGACCGGAAACCCTTCCCGGATGATTTTCCGAAAGATGCCCCTCCTCCAG ACACTTCTGGAAGAAAACGTTTGCAGCTCAAACCAAGGACTGTTAACGAGCCTGTGAATGCAATTGCAGAATCGAGTAAAACAAGTTCCATTTACGGAGGTGCAAAGCCTcgagaagaaaaattgaagacgGAGGAGAAGTAA